The following nucleotide sequence is from Pseudobdellovibrionaceae bacterium.
CTTTTCGGGGAAGTGGGCGGCTGTCGACAAAAGCAATATCATTTGACCATAATTGAATAGCCAGGAAAACAATGGTCACCATTGGCCAATTGGAGAGGTGGATTAGGCGGCGCTTCTTAGTTGTCCTCACATCACCCTATGGTTTTGATAATATTTTGAAATTGCCTAGTCTGATTATTTTAGAACACACGAAAATCGTCAATGATATTGCGGTCCTCACGACGTTTGGAGAGGTTGCCTTTGATCTTTCGCATAAGGACCTTGGTTAGTCGTTGATCAACTCCCGCATCTGAGTACTCAGGCCCGACCACCCCTTTTTCACGAACTTCCTTGCGAACCAATCCCTCTACAATGTAGGGACGGCGATCCCCTAGCACGTAAACATGGGCATAATAGCGGGTAGTTAGCTTCGTTGCTGGACGGGCGCGATTTTGCACAACGACAAAATACTCTGAAAAGAACTCTCTGCCATTGGGGCTGACGTCCCGTTTTCCCAGAGGTAGGGCGTCTACGACCGCCCTTTGCAGGTCAACTAGAGGAACGTCCAGGTCGGTGATGCGTATGCCCCCGTGAGTACATCCCACAAGGGCAAAATAAAAAAGAAGTAGAATCGGCCAACGCATCTAGTACAGATACTACGCCATTCCCTTGGCATCCTTCAAGAACTGTTCGATGCCTCGATCGGTTAGTGGGTGCTTAGTCAACTGTTGGATAACCTTGTAGGGGATAGTCACGATGTCAGCCCCAATCAGAGCGGATTCCAGGACGTGAATAGGGTGGCGGATACTCGCCACGATCACCTGAGTATCAAAACCATAGTTCTGGTAGATTTGACTAATCTGACTAATCAACTGCATTCCATCCTGACTAACATCGTCCAGACGACCTACAAAAGGCGAAACAAGGGTTGCACCAGCCTTCGCCACCAAAAGAGCTTGAACAGGTGAGAATACGAGAGTCACATTTGTCTTGATCCCGTCAGCGGCAAGCCTGCGTACGGCAACTAGACCTTCGTCGGTCATGGGAATCTTCACCACCACGTTGTCATGAATCTTGGCTAATTCCAGACCTTCTTTATACATCTCGTCAGATTCCAGGGACAGGACCTCTGCGGAAACCAATCCGTTTACTTCCTGACAGATCTCTTTAATGACTTCGTTATGAGGCTTACCCGTCTTAGCAACCAGGCTGGGATTGGTCGTAACTCCATCAACCAGACCACGCTTATTGGCCTCCCGAATTTCCTCAATGAGAGCCGTATCAATATAGAACTTCATATAAATTTCTCCTCAGATAGACAGGTATGGGTAACATTTAAGGCCGGCCTGATTAAAAATCAAGAAGGGTTTTCCCTTGCGCGTAAAACCGCCCCCACTGCTCATCGTGAAACTGCCGGGTGAGGGTATAGAGGTTTTCCTTGAGTACCGGGTGAACATACTCGCCCCAGACCTCCGCTGCCAACAGCAGGGATTCTGGCCGACGATGAAGCTCGGGATGAGGAAGAGTCAGCTCCGGGGTCATATAGGTAAGGTCCTCATAAACCAGAAGGTTAAGACTGATACTTCGACGCAAAACCTCACTGCGGTATTTGATCTCCACATCCTGAAGGAATTTCAAAAGCTCATGGGGCGATAGGGTCGTCCGGGCCTTGATGACGGCAGCCAATCCATCAAAACTCTCAATACGTCTCAGATCATGTATATGCTCTGGATGATTGATATTTCCCCAAACCCGATAGACGGAAGATGCCCCAACAAAAGCCATCTTCTCGCGGAGGTCCTTAGCCACATCAGCCAATAACTCCTGTCCTTCATTGGAGAAGACTTTGATCCCAACTAGGGTTTCGTGAACTTCACCCGCCACATCATTCCCCAACACCCAGCATGTCTTTGATTTGATACTGCCCAGGGGGCCGACTCAGTATCCACTCGGCAGCCCTTACGGCGCCCCGCGCAAAAATCTTGCGGTTAAGAGCTGTATGCTCAAGAACCAAATACTCCTCTTCTGCCATCACCCAGACCTTGTGAATGCCAAATATCCCACCACCGCGAATAGCCACCGGGTCCGGCAAATCTCGGCCAAGGGACTCTACCAGTTGGTTCTGCAAAATCTTGGCTGTACCACTTGGGGAGTCGAGTTTTCGATTATGATGAAGCTCTTCTACCTGGATATCGTAACCATCCAGAGCCCTCAGCTGAGGCAGGAGACTCAACAGAAAGTTAATTCCAAGACTCATATTCGCCGCCCACAGGACTGGAATTTTTTGCGCCGCTTTTTTGAGCTCGGCAAAATCAGACTCCTCAAGACCTGTGGTTCCACTGACAAACGGTATCTCCTGGGTCTGCGCCCAAGCCAGAGCCTTGCGAAACATCTCCGGACTTGAGAAGTCGATCACCACATCACTTGATGATTTGACACTACCAAACTCGGTGACAACCCCATTTCTGTCGACTTCACAACCAAGATCAAGAACCGAGCTCTCTCGTACAAGTTGCTTGATCTCCTGGCCCATCCGGCCAAGAGCTCCTGATAAAACCACAGCCTTTTGCGACATTAGATCAACCCTATCTTGGTCATCTCCGTAGCTAATTGCTCAGAGCGCTCATTATCCATGCTCACCAGTGGCAAACGCAACTCAGGCGACTCAATTATTCCCATTTCAAATAAAGCCCTTTTTATTCCCATCGGATTTGGTTCGGCATAGACGGCGGTCAGCAAG
It contains:
- the fsa gene encoding fructose-6-phosphate aldolase, whose amino-acid sequence is MKFYIDTALIEEIREANKRGLVDGVTTNPSLVAKTGKPHNEVIKEICQEVNGLVSAEVLSLESDEMYKEGLELAKIHDNVVVKIPMTDEGLVAVRRLAADGIKTNVTLVFSPVQALLVAKAGATLVSPFVGRLDDVSQDGMQLISQISQIYQNYGFDTQVIVASIRHPIHVLESALIGADIVTIPYKVIQQLTKHPLTDRGIEQFLKDAKGMA
- a CDS encoding 2-amino-4-hydroxy-6-hydroxymethyldihydropteridine diphosphokinase, with amino-acid sequence MAGEVHETLVGIKVFSNEGQELLADVAKDLREKMAFVGASSVYRVWGNINHPEHIHDLRRIESFDGLAAVIKARTTLSPHELLKFLQDVEIKYRSEVLRRSISLNLLVYEDLTYMTPELTLPHPELHRRPESLLLAAEVWGEYVHPVLKENLYTLTRQFHDEQWGRFYAQGKTLLDF
- a CDS encoding 4-hydroxy-tetrahydrodipicolinate reductase; the protein is MSQKAVVLSGALGRMGQEIKQLVRESSVLDLGCEVDRNGVVTEFGSVKSSSDVVIDFSSPEMFRKALAWAQTQEIPFVSGTTGLEESDFAELKKAAQKIPVLWAANMSLGINFLLSLLPQLRALDGYDIQVEELHHNRKLDSPSGTAKILQNQLVESLGRDLPDPVAIRGGGIFGIHKVWVMAEEEYLVLEHTALNRKIFARGAVRAAEWILSRPPGQYQIKDMLGVGE